AGCAGCACCGTCCCCCGGTTCGCGGCGATGTAGAAGAAGGTCAGAACCGGTTCTTCGGCTGTGGGCGCTGCCGGGTGAAGCAACAAGCTGACCAGCAGCAGCACCGCGGCGACCAAACCGCTCCCCGCACCCATGCGCTCCCATGTACGTTCATTCATCGCAGCCCCCTCGACTCGAATACCGCGAGCCCCCGGGTACCCAGACCTGAGGGTGAACCCAACCCGGCGCTGAGCCGACCGCGCACCAGGTGTCAATCGGCTCTGCCTCCCGGCCTCACGATTCGCGATGCTTTGCCCAGCGGGGTTGATCCGGCCCACGGCTAACGGCCCCAGGAGCGGATGGCGAGGATGGGCGATGGTTTCGATGAAGCACTGGACTGTCGACGTCTACCTCGACGAGGATGTCGACCACACGCACGCCGAAGCGCGGTTGCGGACGCCGGACGCCGGAGATCTTCGCGCCAAGGGATCGGCGCGACGTAACCCGGAAGACCGGAACGTACCGGAAATCGGGGACGAATTGGCCGCTGCGCGGGCGTTGTTCGAATTGGCCCACCGACTGCTCAAAACCGCCCAAGCAGACGTCGAGAGGATGACGGGCCAACCTGCTCATCTGCACACATAGCGAGCGTTTCAAAAGTCGCACCCTCACCAATTCCGCAGCGATTTGGTCAGGATCTCGGCGATCTCGTCCGCGCCGACCTCCCTCGGGCAGGTCGCCAGCAGTCGTTGCTGTTTCAATGTGCCGAGCACTGGTCCGGGGCGAGCAGCTCCGCCGCCCGCTGGTGCCGTTGCGGCGCCGAGGAGAAGGTGAACCGGAACGCCTCCGGCGCGGTCAGCGACACCGCCATCCTGTGCGGTACGAGCGGTTCGTCCGGCGGATAACCGGCGGGGAGCCATGCGGAACCCGCCTGGCTGGTTCAGAATGCCCACGATGATCCAAGGTGGACGGTCGCGCCTCCCGAAGCGTCTTCGAGGCCCGGCCGTTTCGGGTGGGACGAGGAGGCGCTTCCGGTATGGCCTCGATATTCATCTTCATCGCCGGGGCGCTGCTGCTGGTGTACAGCGCCGAAAAGCTCATCGGCTACCTCGCCAGAGCCGCGCGCGGCCTCAACATCTCCGTGTTCTTCCTCGCCATTGTCTTCACGGGCATCGAGTTCGACGACATCGTCTTCGGAGTTGCGCTGAACTTCGAAGACCTCCACGATGTCGCGCTCGGTCTCGTGTTCGGAACCGCGATCTCCTACACCGGGATCGTGCTCGCACTCGCCGCGATCCTGACGCCTATCGCGGTGTACGTGCCGCGCGACTACATCGCCATCTTCGCCGCCGCACCGCTCGTGACGGGCGTTTTCGCGCTGGCCGCCCCGCTCACCCTCGTCGACGGCGTGCTGCTACTCGGTCTCTTCGCACTGTTCGTCGCATACATCGTCGTCCAGGAGTTCCGCAGGCAGACGCCGACCTTCCGGAGCACGGAGGTTTCCGAAGAACTGGACGAGGGGACGGCGAAACCCTCCTCCGCGCCGGTGCCGTCCGCCCAAGCACGCAGGCTTCCCGGTTGGGCCAATCTGGGGTTGGCGGTCCTCGCGCTCGCCGGCCTGATCATCGGTGCCGCGACCATGAGCGCCGGAACCAAGGGAATTCTGGAAACCTACGGGATCGGCGGCACCGTCTTCGGCGCGACCATCGTCACCATCGCGTTGAGCCTCGAAGACATCTTCCTGACGGTGGAGCCCTTCCGCCGGGGCGTACCGGCGATCGGGATCGGCAACGTCATCGGAAGCCTCGTCTTTTCGGTCACGGCAAAACTCGGCGTCATCGTCGTCTCCGGCGGCAGCATCGCAGTGGGACCGGAGGTGCTCAGGTGGCATCTGCCGGTCCTCATCGTCGTGACAGTCCTCGCCGCGTACTTCCTTTACACGGGCCGCCTACGGCGATGGCATGGTTACGCGCTGCTCGGATGCTACGTCGTCTACTGGGGAATCAGCTTCGCCCTCTTCGGAGAAGCTCCCGTCAGCTCTTAACGACTCCAGCCCGTCACCGCACGCGGCTCGGATGCGGTCGAGGGGTGAGCACCTCTTCGCGGGGCCGAGCGCCCTCGTTGGCGGCGCGCACCACCTCGGCCACGATCTCGTGGTCGGGCGAGAGGATGCAGACCGGGTCGGTGCGGGCCGCGTCGCCCGTGAGCTGGAATGCCTGGCAGCGGCACCCGCCGAAGTCGATCTCGCGGCGGGCGCAGCTGCGGCACGGCTCTGGCATCCAGTCGGTGCCGCGGAAGCGCTGGAACAGGGGCGAATCCGTCCAGATCCAGGCCAGGGACTTCTCGCGCACGTTCGCGCGGGGCAGCGGGAGCTGGTGCGCGGCCGGGCAAGGCAGGGCATCGCCGTTGGGCGTGACGGTGAGCTGTCGTTTCGCCCACCCTTCCATGCAGGGCTTGGGGTACTGGCTGTAGTAGTCGGGCAGGACGTAGCTGATCTCCATGCGTCCCGCCAAGCGCGCACGCTCGGCGCGCACGACCGCCTCCGCTCGTTCGATCTGCGGTCTGCTCGGCAGCAGCGCGTCTCGGTTGCGCCATGCCCAGCCGTAGTACTGGGTGTTGGCCAGCTCGACGCGGTCGGGGGCCAACTGCTCGGTCAGCGCGATGATGTCGGCGATCCGGTCGATGTTCTGCCGGTGCAGGATGATGTTCAACGTCAGCGGCCAGCCCAGCTCCTTCACCAGCCGAGCCGCCGCGACTTTGCGGTCGAAGGAACGTGTTCCGGCAATGCGGTCGGACTGGGTCGGCTCATGGGCCTGGATGCTGATCTGCACGTGGTCGAGCCCGGCCGCTTTGAGCTGCTCCGCACGGCGCGGTGACAGACCGAGCGCGCTCGTGATGAGGTTGGTGTACATGCCGAGTTCGCAGGCACGCCGCACGATCTCCACCACGTCCCGGCGCTGGAGTGGTTCACCGCCCGACACGTGGAGCTGCAGCACACCCAGCTCGCGTGCCTCGCCCAGCACCCGTTGCCACTGCGCCGTGGTCAGCTCGTCGCCGTAGTCGGACAAGGTGAGCGGGTTGGAGCAGTACGGGCAGTGCAGCGGGCATGCGTAGGTGAGTTCGG
The sequence above is a segment of the Saccharopolyspora phatthalungensis genome. Coding sequences within it:
- the pqqE gene encoding pyrroloquinoline quinone biosynthesis protein PqqE; this translates as MTSPYGLLAELTYACPLHCPYCSNPLTLSDYGDELTTAQWQRVLGEARELGVLQLHVSGGEPLQRRDVVEIVRRACELGMYTNLITSALGLSPRRAEQLKAAGLDHVQISIQAHEPTQSDRIAGTRSFDRKVAAARLVKELGWPLTLNIILHRQNIDRIADIIALTEQLAPDRVELANTQYYGWAWRNRDALLPSRPQIERAEAVVRAERARLAGRMEISYVLPDYYSQYPKPCMEGWAKRQLTVTPNGDALPCPAAHQLPLPRANVREKSLAWIWTDSPLFQRFRGTDWMPEPCRSCARREIDFGGCRCQAFQLTGDAARTDPVCILSPDHEIVAEVVRAANEGARPREEVLTPRPHPSRVR
- a CDS encoding DUF1876 domain-containing protein, with the protein product MVSMKHWTVDVYLDEDVDHTHAEARLRTPDAGDLRAKGSARRNPEDRNVPEIGDELAAARALFELAHRLLKTAQADVERMTGQPAHLHT
- a CDS encoding sodium:calcium antiporter, with translation MASIFIFIAGALLLVYSAEKLIGYLARAARGLNISVFFLAIVFTGIEFDDIVFGVALNFEDLHDVALGLVFGTAISYTGIVLALAAILTPIAVYVPRDYIAIFAAAPLVTGVFALAAPLTLVDGVLLLGLFALFVAYIVVQEFRRQTPTFRSTEVSEELDEGTAKPSSAPVPSAQARRLPGWANLGLAVLALAGLIIGAATMSAGTKGILETYGIGGTVFGATIVTIALSLEDIFLTVEPFRRGVPAIGIGNVIGSLVFSVTAKLGVIVVSGGSIAVGPEVLRWHLPVLIVVTVLAAYFLYTGRLRRWHGYALLGCYVVYWGISFALFGEAPVSS